TTGGGGGTCCCTGGTGGTCCTTGGGGGTCCTTaggggtccctgggggtccctggTGGTCcttgggggtccctggggtcTTGCACCCCTTCCCTGCTTGTTCCCATTTCCCTCCCGGAGGTGGCAGAGCCGTTTGGGATGGGGGCTGCCACccgggggggggacacacacacatctgtCCCGCAGGGTTCACACCGGGACCCCCGGGGTGCACCCACCCCCCCCGGGGGTCACTGAGGGGCGAGCACCCCCCCCGGGACCGAGAAACAGGAGAGGGGGGGCCcgggggaaagggagaggaggggaggccCCGCCCATCACCCCGCCCCTCCCAGAGAAAACCACGCCCACAATTCTAATTATCCACGCCTCATTAATTATCCCCGCCCAGCCCCCGCCTCCTCATTAACAAACCCCGCCCCtcattaataaaacatttctcaTTCTGTCCTGCCACGCCCCCTCATTAATTGTCCCCGCCCTCGCCACACCCACTCATTGAATTTCCCGCCCTTCATTAATTAGCCCCGCCCCATCTTCATTTGCCTAGAGACCAAGCCCCTCCCCTTACCATCGCTCCGCCCAAGCCCCGCCCCACTAATTACCAACCCCCGCCCTGCTCATTACCAAACCCCGCCTACTACTTACATAACCCCGCCCCCTAATTAACAAACCGCGCCCGCTAATTACCAGACTCATTATAAAACCCCGCCCAATCATTACCAAACCCGGCCCTATCATTAATTATTCCCGCCCTCATTAACAAGCCCCGCCCACTCCGCCTCACAAGCCCCGCCCCTTATCCATTAAACCCCGCCCCCTGCCTATTTCCCGCGCTACCACGCGCCGGAAGCGGTGCGTGGAGGGGCGGAAGCAGCGGGCAGGGCGGCGGCACCAGCGGGGTCCGGGTTCGGGTCCCGGTTCGGGTCCCGGCCCCGGCACCATGTCGGGCAGCTGTTGCCAGGGCCAGACTCCAAGTCGCGATATCCCCGGGCCCGGGAAACGCCTCGCCCTGCCCGACGGGGCTCCGCTGCCTCCCGGGGACTACAGCACCACCCCGGGCGGTACCGTGTTCGGGACCACACCGGGAGGTGGGTTGGACCGAACCGGGCTGGGGGGGTTCGGGTATGGCCGCTCCTGAAAGGGAGGAGGGGCAGCGATCCCGGTTTTGCGGGGGGAAGCGAGCGGGATGGGGTTCGGACGGGGGTACCGGAGGGTCCCGGTTCGTTCGCCGGGGTAGGGGGGTCCCGGTTCGTTCGCCGGGATGGGGAGGTTCCCGGTTCGTTCgccggggtgggggggtcccggTTCGTTCGCCGGGATGGGGGGGGTCCCGGTTCGTTCGCCGGGATGGGGGGGGTCCCGGTTCGTTCGCCGGGGTGGGGGAGTCCCGGTTCGTTCGCCGGGGTAGGGGGGTCCCGGTTCGTTTCCCGGGATGGGGGGGTCCCGGTTCGTTTCCCGGGATGGGGGGGTCCTGGANNNNNNNNNNNNNNNNNNNNNNNNNNNNNNNNNNNNNNNNNNNNNNNNNNNNNNNNNNNNNNNNNNNNNNNNNNNNNNNNNNNNNNNNNNNNNNNNNNNNNNNNNNNNNNNNNNNNNNNNNNNNNNNNNNNNNNNNNNNNNNNNNNNNNNNNNNNNNNNNNNNNNNNNNNNNNNNNNNNNNNNNNNNNNNNNNNNNNNNNTTCCTTGAGGGTCTTTGGGGGTCCCTGTGGTCCTTAGGGTCCCTGGAGGTCCCTGGAGGGCCCCTGGGGGTCCTTGGGGGTCCCTGGTGGTCCTTGAGGGTCTTTGGGGGTCCCTGGGTGTCCTGGTGGTCCTTGGGGGTCCTTGGGGGTCCCTGGAGGCCCTGGTGGTCCTTGGGGGTCCTTAGGGGTCCTTGGGGGTCCCTGGAGGCCCCTGGTGGTCCTTGGGGGTCCCTGGTGGTCCTTGAGGGTCCTTAGGGGTCCCTGGTGGTCCTTGGGGGTCTTTGGGGGTCCttggggggtccctgggggtcctTGAGGGTCTTTGGGGGTCCCGCAGGGCCCCTGGGGGTCCTTGGGGGTCCTTAGGGGGTTCCTTGGGGTTCCTGGAGGCCCCTGGTGGTCCTTGGGGTCCTTGGGGGTCCCTGGAGGCCCCTGGGGGTCcttgggggtccctgggggtcctTGAGGGTCTTTGGGGGTCCCTGGGCGTCCCTGGTGGTCCTTGGGGGTCCTTGGGGGTCCCTGGAGGCCCCTGGGGGTCCTTGGAGGCCCCTGATGGTCcttgggggtccctggggtcTTGCACCCCTTCCCTGCTTGTTCCCATTTCCTCCCCGGAGGTGGCAGAGCCATTTGGGATGGGGGCTGCCACCcgggacacacacacacacacatctgtcCCGCAGGGTTCACACCGGGACCCCCGGGACCCCCGGGtgcacccacccccccccgggGGTCACTGAGGGGCGAGCACCCCCCCCGGGACCGAGAAACAGGAGAGGGGGGGCCcgggggaaagggagaggaggggaggccCCGCCCATCGCCCCGCCCATCACCCCGCCCCTCCCAGAGGAAACCACGCCCACAATTCTAATTATCCGCGCCTCATTAATTATCCCcgcccagcccctgcctcctcATTAACAAACCCCGCCCCtcattaataaaacatttctcaTTCTGTCCTGCCACGCCCCCTCATTAATTGTCCCCGCCCTCGCCACACCCACTCATTGAATTTCCCGCCCTTCATTAATTAGCCCCGCCCCATCTTCATTTGCCTAGAGACCAAGCCCCTCCCCTTACCATCGCTCCGCCCAAGCCCCCGCCCCACTAATTACGACCCCCCCCGCCTGCTCATTACCAAACCCCGCCTACTACTTACATAACCCCGCCCCCTAATTACGAACCGCGCCTGCTAATTACCAGACTCATTATAAAACCCCGCCCAATCATTACCAAACCCGGCCCTATCATTAATTATTCCCGCCCTCATTAACAAGCCCCGCCCACTCCGCCTCACAAGCCCCGCCCCTTATCCATTAAGCCCCGCCCCCTGCCTATTTCCCGCGCTACCACGCGCCGGAAGCGGTGCGTGGAGGGGCGGAAGCAGCGGGCAGGGCGGCGGCACCAGCGGGGTCCGGGTTCGGGTCCTGGCCCCGGCACCATGTCGGGCAGCTGTTGCCAGGGCCAGACTCCAAGTCGCGATATCCCCGGGCCCGGGAAACGCCTCGCCCTGCCCGACGGGGCTCCGCTGCCTCCGGGGACTACAGCACCACCCCGGGCGGTACCGTGTTCGGGACCACACCGGGAGGTGGGTTGGACCGAACCGGGCTGGGGGGTTCGGGTATGGCCGCTCCTGAAAGGGAGGAGGGGCAGCGATCCCGGTTTTGCGGGGGGAAGCGAGCGGGATGGGGTTCGGACGGGGGTACCGGAGGGTCCCGGTTCCTTCGCCGGGGTGGGGGGGTCTCGGTTCGTTTCCCGAGATGGGGGGGGTTCCCGGTTCGTTTCCCGGGATGGGGAGGTTCCCGGTTCGTTtcccggggtgggggggttcCCGGTTCGTTCGCCGGGATGGGGGGGGTCCTGGTCGGTTCGCCGAGATGGGTTCCCGGTTCGTTCGCCGGGTTGTGGGGGGCGTCGGGGTCCCGGTTCGTTtcccggggtgggggggtcccggTTCGTTTCCTGGGATGGGGGGGTCCCGGTTCTGCCGGTATCGGGCAGGGGTAGGGGGGAAGCCTCGGTTTTCAGGGGAGTCCAGGGGTGGGGGGTTCTTACCGGGACCCAGAGGCGTCTCCCGGTCCggctgggggggttctggggtGTAGGGGGGGCCCCGGCTGCTCCCCGGAGTTTCAGCTCCGTGTTCTGGGGGGGCTTCTCCTTCCCAGGGGTCCCCGCTTTGGAATCCGGCTGGGAACAGCCCCCCCCACCTCTAATTGGGGTCATTTATTAATTAGGATCTCTAATATGGGATGTTTCCTCTGTAAGCGAACGCtggaactttttatttttatttattttattttttatttatttttatttattttatttttatttattttatttttatttatttttttatttttttattatttattttttatttattttatttttatttattttatttttatttattttatttttatttattttatttttatttattttatttttatttattttatttttatttattttatttttatttattttttttatttatttttatttatttattttttttatttattttttatttattttatttttatttattttatttttatttattttatttttatttattttatttttatttattttttattttttattttttattttttattttttattttttattttttattttttattttttattttttattttttatttttatttttttatttattttatttttatattttatttttatttatttttatatttttatattttatttttatttttatattttatttattttatttactctttttacttattttattttattttactctctTTACTCTCTTACTCTCTTTACTCTCTTTACTCTCTTTACTCTCTTTACTCTCTTTACTCTCTTTACTCTCTTTACTCTCTTTACTCTCTTTACTCTCTTTACTCTCTctactcattttatttttagtttcattttattttaaaattatttttatttttaaattattcttattttctttttaattttcatttttttttttttaatctttggcATTTCcctcattgttttttttccttgttcccaagcttcagctggaaagacctctgtgtgtgtgtggtggggggatgattccctttttttttttcccttttttttttcccctttttttttccccttttttttttccccttgttttttccccttttttttccccccttttttttcccccctttttttttcccccctttttttttccccccttttttttccccccttttttttcccccctttttttttcccccccttttttttcccccctttttttttcccccctttttttttcccccctttttttttcccccccttttttttttcccccctttttttttcccccccttttttttttcccccctttttttttccccccctttttttttccccccctttttttttccccccctttttttttttcccccccttttttttttccccccccttttttttttttccccccctttttttttcccccccttttttttttcccccccttttttttttttccccccctttttttttttccccccctttttttttttccccccctttttttttttccccccctttttttttttcccccccttttttttttttcccccctttttttttttttcccccctttttttttttccccccctttttttttttttcctccagaaatggATTTACAGCCCTGAGGGTCTCAAACCAGAAGAACAAAACCTGGaggagttggggggggggggggggtattTCCTCCCCCCTTGCCCcgtggggttttttgggatCATTTTTCCTTTCGAGGGTTTTttcctggcacagcagctgccttgggattatttttttccagccttccaAGAATTTTCTGGAcacctcccctggggctgggatgaTGAAACTGGACTTGAAGTGCAGCCAGAACAAGGAGCCACACGTCAGGGCTTTgcttgggtttttattttatttattttgctcctCTACaggggcaaaaaaaagagaggaataatttaaaaaaaattaagaaaaaaaaaaggaatcattTAAAGCTTGGGTTGGGGGGTGTGGGAatgatttaaggaaaaaaggaattgtttaaaGGTTGGATGTTGGGGgtgatttaaggaaaaaaaaaaaaggaataattaaaaacttGGGTTTGGGGAGTTTAGGAATGATATTtaggaataattaaaaacttGGGTTTGGGGGTGTGGGaataatttaaggaaaaaaaggaatagttTAAAGCTTGGATTTGAGGGGTTTAGAAatgattaaggaaaaaaaaaggaataattaaaaacttGGATTTGGGGAGCTTAGGAatgatttaaggaaaaaaaggaataactAAAACTTGGGAGCTTAGGAATGATTTAGGAATAATTTAAAGCTTGGGATTTGGGGGTGCAGGAatgatttaaggaaaaaaaggattaattaAAACTTGGGTTTGAGGGTGTAGGaataatttaaggaaaaaaaggaatagttTAAAGCTTGGATTTGAGGGGTTTAGAAatgatttaaggaaaaaaaaaggaataattaaaaacttGGGTTTGGGGGGTGTGGGAATGATttaaggaataaaaaggaataattaaaaCTTGGGTTTGGGGAGTTTAGGAATGATATTTAGGAATAATTTAAAGCTTGGATTTGGTGGGGTGCAGGAatgatttaaggaaaaaaaaacaaatagatTAAATCTTGGATTTGGGGTTGTGGGAatgatttaaggaaaaaaaaagaataaaaacttgGATTTGGGGAGTTTAGGAATGATATTtaggaataataaaaaacttGGGTTTGGGGGTGTAGGaataatttaaggaaaaaaaaaggaataattaaaaCTTGGATTTGGGGTGTGGGAATGATATTtttgaataattaaaaacttGGGTTTGGGGGTGTAGGAATaggtttaaggaaaaaaatgaatagtTTAAAGCTTGGATTTGAGGGGTATAGAAatgatttaaggaaaaaaaaggaataattaaaaCTTGGGTTTGGGGGGTGTGGGAATgatttgagggggaaaaaaaggaatagttAAAAACTTGGATTTGGGGAGTTTAGGAATGATTTTTAGGAATAATAAATCTTGGATTTGAGGGGTATAGAAatgatttaaggaaaaaaaggaatagttTAAAGCTTGGGGGTGTAGGAATGATTtaggaataatttaaaacttgGATTTGGAGGGTGTAggaataatttaagaaaaaaggaataattaaaaacttGGATTTGGGGAGTTTAGGAATGATTTAGGAATAACTTAAAGCTTGGATTTGGGGGGTGCAGGAatgatttaaggaaaaaaaggatagTTTAGGGCTTGGGGGTGTAGGAatgatttaatgaaaaaaaaggaataattaaaaacttGGATTTGGGAGTTTAGGAATGATATTtaggaataattaaaaacttGGTTTGGGGGGTGTAGGaataatttaaggaaaaaaaaaaggaataaaacttgGATTTGGGGGGTGTAGaaatgttttaaggaaaaaaaaaaggaattgtttaaaGCTTGGATTTGAGGGTTTAGAAatgatttaaggaaaaaaaaaaggaataaaaacttGGGTTTGGGGGTATAAGaatgattaagaaaaaaaaggaataattaaaaCTTGGATTTGGGGAGTTTAGGAATGATATTTAGGAATAATAAGAAACTTGGATTTGGGGGCGTGGGAATGATTtaggaataatttaaaacttgGGTTTGGGAGTTTAGGAataatttgaggaaaaaaaaggaacagtgtAAAGCTGGGgggtgtaggaaaaaaaaaggaataattagAAACTTGGGTTTAGGGGGTGTAGaaatgttttaaggaaaaaaaaggaattgtttaaGGTTGGATTTGGGGTTTGGCACCGGGCCAGGACTCAGCCTGGAGGAGCCCCCGGGGTGACCTTGGCCCAGCCCCTCCTGGCACCTGGGCACCCCCACACCTGCACCAGGGCTGGGGTGCACCTCGGGTTCACCAGGGGGTGCACCAGTGCCTTGGGGTGCAGTGGAGCCACGAGGTTCCCCTTGGGGTTCACCAGGGCCGTGGGGTGCACTGTGGGGTTCGGCAGTGCCATGAGGTTCACCAGTGCCTTGGGGTTCAGCAGGGCCATGGGGTTCACCTTGGGGTTCACCAGGGCCGTGGGGTGCACTATGGGTTTCACCAGTGCCATGAGGTTCACCAGTGCCTTGGGGTTCAGCAGGGCCATGGGGTTCACCTTGGGGTGCACCAGGGCTATGGGGTGCACTATGGGGCTcagcagggacatggggtgCACCAGGGACATGAGGTTCACCATGGAGTGCACCTTGGGGTTCACCAGGGCCATGGGGTTCACTATGGGGGTGCACCAGGGGgggctctctgctcctctccagagAGGAGAAGAACCTGGGAAAAAGTTGGGAAAACCCTGGGAAGGACCCATTTATGTcctggctttttatttttcctttctttttatttttcctttctttttatttttcctttctttttatttttcctttctttttatttttcctttctttttatttttcctttctttttatttttcctttctttttattttttctttctttttatttttcctttctttttatttttccctctcttttcatttttcctccttttcatttttcctcccttttcatttttcctccttttcatttttcctcccttttcatttttcctcccttttcatttttccttcctcccttttcatttttccttcctcccttttcatttttccttcctcccttttcatttttccttcctcccttttcatttttccttcctcccttttcatttttccttcctcccttttcatttttccttcctcccttttcatttttccttcctcccttttcatttttccttcctcccttttcatttttccttcctcccttttcatttttccttcctcccttttcatttttccttcctcccttttcatttttccttcctcccttttcatttttccttcctcccttttcatttttccttcctcccttttcatttttccttcctcccttttcatttttccttcctcccttttcatttttccttcctcccttttcatttttccttcctcccttttcatttttccttcctcccttttcatttttccttcctcccttttcatttttccttcctcccttttcatttttccttcctcccttttcatttttccttcctcccttttcatttttccttcctcccttttcatttttccttcctcccttttcatttttcttcctcccttttcatttttccttcctcccttttcatttttccttcctcccttttcatttttccttccttccttttcatttctccGACTGCCAGAGGCTCCTGATCCTTGGGCCAGGAGCTGGAATTCTGGGAAGCCCCATCCTCCCCTCGGAGCCTTCCAAGGAATTTTAAGCCATCCCTGGAAATCCAGGGCGCAGCTCTCAGGTTTCCCTTTGGATCCCGGGAAAGGAACTCCTGAGGATTCATGGAAATGTCACCTCCTGGCTTTATAAACCAAACCCTCTTGTCCCAGGAGAGGGATTCCCGGGATCTTGGGATTCCCTGGAGCCAGAGATATTGAAATTCCCAGGAGTTTCTTCCCTGTGTCCTTTTCTTTAACACTTTCCAGGGAATTTCTGAGGAGGAGCCGAGCAGTCAGAGGCCGAGCCTGGAGAGGTTTTTCCTGCTATTTCCTGGGATCCCCTGAGGGATTCCTTTCCTTCCGGGGTTTTTCCAACCCAATCCCTTTTCCCAAGGAGCAGTTCAGTGGCATTCCTAGAAATCCTGGGGGTGTCTGGgccaagggagcagctgggctCTGGTTAACCAGGAATTCCTGGTGTTCCCTCTCCAGGAATTCCTGCTGGGAGAGGTTGGATaacgggaggaggaggaggaaggaggaggagtgCACTGGGTCTGCCTCAGccctcagcccccagcagaGTGGGGAAGGAGCcttcaaatgcagaaattaattccattttctgctttttctgagtGCTGGGGGAGGGCTCTGGGTCCTGGAGCCCCCAGGGCCTTCCTCATGCTTCAagagcttcttttttctttttgttttctttatttttcctcctttttatttatttttcctcctttttatttatttttcctcctttttatttatttttcctcctttttatttatttttcctcctttttatttatttttcctcctttttatttatttttcctcctttttatttatttttcctcctttttatttttctcctttttatttatttatttttcctcctttttatttatttatttttcctttctttcctttttctgtcccctttcctttttctgtcccctttcctttttctgtcccctttcctttttctgtcccctttctttcttttttctgtcccctttcttcttttttctgtcccctttctttcttttttctgtcccctttcttcttttttctgtcccctttctttcttttttctgtcccctttctttcttttttctgtcccctttctttcttttttctgtcccctttctttcttttttctgtcccctttctttcttttttctgtcccctttctttcttttttctgtcccctttctttcttttttctgtccccttcctttcttttttctgtccccttcctttcttttttctgtccccttccttccttttcccttcccccttccttcttccttctttttttttttttccttcaaatctGGGATTCTGGGAACAACCAGACGAGTGCCAAGAGCAGCCGATAGCAACTCCTGCTCATAACACCTGATGTTTAACAACAACAGCTGAGGTGGGAGAGGattttccagctctggaggTCACCCAGCTGGACTCCTCCAACCTGATCCTGGtgtccttccctccccccaggTACCAGGATCATTTATGACCGGAAATTTTTGATGGATTGTCGGAATTCTCCCGGTGCCAAAACTCCTCCCTCAGACCTCCCGGACATTCCAGGGGTCACCAGCCCCGTGGTGGAGGAGTTGAAGGTTGAGAACAACCACATCCAGAGCTGTGATGAGAAAGCAAACAcaggtgagaggaaaaaaacccaaaaaaacttaaaaaaaaataaaaataaaaataaaaaatcgACACCCGTCGCACCGCTGGGCTctggagcaaatccagagggTGTTTAATCTGGGaaagaccttcaggatcataTCCCTGAGGACCAGATCCTCTTAAATAGCTCCAGATTTGGGGATTCCACCACAATTCAAACAATTCCCATGTTTGAAAACCCAGCTTTGAGTCTCCTGCTAGGGAGATTCATGCAATAAATGTGGCTTCTGAGCTTCATTCCAGCAAGAAACCCCCAACCTGGGCCTGGGCACCCCCCAAATAAATTCAGAGAATGGTTTTGaggtggaagggacctaaaaACCCCTCCAGTTCCAACAttcctgcagggacaggacCATTCCCAccatcccaggctgctcccagccccatcccccctgccctgggaaggTTGAGGGGCTTCTCAGAAGGAATTCTGTCTGGATTTAAGAGGGGAATTTTAATCTGGAAGCCTGgatagaatcctggaatgggctgggttggaagggacctcaagagctcatcaagtccaacccttgctccactccccccgtggttcccagcccatggcactgagtgccacatccaggctctttggaaatatctccagggatggagaatccaccccttccctgggcagcccattccaatggctgagcaccctctccagaaagaaattctttctaatgtccaacctaaacctcccctggcacaacttgagacctcttgtgccctcttgtcttgctgagagttgcctgggaaaagagcccaacccccccctggctccaacctcctttcagggagttgcagagagtgatgaggtctcccctgagcctcctcttctccagcctcaacacccccagctccctcagcccttttAGTGACAAAATATTCAGTTTAAACCTCCTTGCATCCCTTTCTCTGGGCATTAGGTGCCCGTGGTCTCCAGGATTGTGGTGGTGGTTtgattttgtggggttttttttgtttatttttttttaatttttat
The Heliangelus exortis chromosome 30, bHelExo1.hap1, whole genome shotgun sequence DNA segment above includes these coding regions:
- the EIF4EBP1 gene encoding eukaryotic translation initiation factor 4E-binding protein 1, whose protein sequence is MSGSCCQGQTPSRDIPGPGKRLALPDGAPLPPGDYSTTPGGTVFGTTPGGTRIIYDRKFLMDCRNSPGAKTPPSDLPDIPGVTSPVVEELKVENNHIQSCDEKANTAEEEQFDMDI